The Chitinophaga pinensis DSM 2588 region AAATGGAAAATAGATCCGCTGACAATAGACGCTGTCATGATATATGCCCAGAAAGGACACGGCCGGCGGTCGAACTTATACACAGATTATACTTTTGCCGTCCGGGACGGGGAACAGCTGGTGTCGTTTACAAAGGCTTATTCCGGCTTGACGGACAAAGAGATCAACGAAGTGGATAACTGGGTAAAACGGAATTCTATTGAGAAGTTTGGTCCGGTGAGGACCGTGAAACCGGAGCTGGTATTTGAAATCGGTTTTGAGGGCATCGCAGCTTCCAACAGGCATAAATCAGGCGTAGCCCTACGTTTTCCCCGGATATTACGCTGGCGGAAGGATAAACCGGTAACAGAGATCAACACACTCACTGATTTACAGCAACTACTGCAAATGCACAAACAATAAGAAAAAGGCAGGGATTATTGAATCAAATTAGTATATTGTACTTAATATTGCATTCTAATTGGAACATTATTCTATACTGATATGAACAACCTGGGCAATAACAAAAAAGATAGTGCCACCGACAACATTGCACTGGATGAAAAGGACATAGCAATTCTGCAATTGCTGGAGGAAGATGCAAAAATGACTATCCGTGACCTGGCAGCAAAGCTGAACCTGAGTGCCACCCCTGTCTATGAACGCATTCGTAAAATGGAACAGGCTGGCGTAATCAGGCAATATGCCGCTATCGTTGACCCCAGCAAGATCGATAAAGCCCTTACCGTACTATGTTATATTTCCCTTAAAGAGCATGGTAAAAAGGCAGGTTCAAAATTCATCAAGGAGATCACTTCTTTCCCGGAAGTAATGGAGTGTCTGAATATCTCCGGTCAGTTCGATTTCATGCTCAAAGTGCAGGTAAAAGACATGCTCGCCTACCATGAGTTTAATGTCAACAAGCTAGGCGAGCTGGATAATATCCGTCATATGGAGAGTGTGTTTGTAATGTCAGTCATCAAAGCAACACACAGAGTGGTATATTAATTTTGCAATTGTCTGAGGCCTTCATACCCGGGGAAGAGGATATAAGCATTCACATTTTCTCCCCTGGGATGTACCGTAATGGCAGAACAGGTTTCTTTTTTGCCTTTCTCTGTCGTCATTTCAAAAGCGATTCCGGAATTACGGACATCATATACAGTGATCTTCTTTCCTCTTACCCTGTCTTCATACTGTGCCACTACTTTTATAGCAGGGAATAATTTTTTGATCTCGATATAAGAGCTCCCAACCTTTAATCCTTTTGACGTTTTAAAGGAGGCAGTGTTCACGCGTACCTGTTTTACGAT contains the following coding sequences:
- a CDS encoding Lrp/AsnC family transcriptional regulator — protein: MNNLGNNKKDSATDNIALDEKDIAILQLLEEDAKMTIRDLAAKLNLSATPVYERIRKMEQAGVIRQYAAIVDPSKIDKALTVLCYISLKEHGKKAGSKFIKEITSFPEVMECLNISGQFDFMLKVQVKDMLAYHEFNVNKLGELDNIRHMESVFVMSVIKATHRVVY